A part of Cryptococcus neoformans var. grubii H99 chromosome 6, complete sequence genomic DNA contains:
- a CDS encoding phosphoketolase, with amino-acid sequence MPTLDAITPPKPSSLPPDIVTQLLINLDDKIDQLKSSKGGLDIEGLIAFQRVANYLAAAQIFLQHNGLLTQPLETKHIKSRLLGHWGTCPGLNFVYAHTNNLITSHETDPDIPEFMFLTGPGHGAPALLSTLFMEGSITRFYPQYPMSREGLEHFIRSFSLPGGFPSHVNAETPGALHEGGELGYGLAVAYGSIMDKPNHITVAVIGDGESETGPTATAWHAHKFIDPAESGAVIPILHVNGYKIGERTIPGTMDDLELACLYTGYGYQVHIVEYGSKSPEEASDHEHDIAVQYDMAVAMEWAYQEIKNIQQCARSGRPITKPRWPLIIMRTPKGWTGPKKAEGHIIEGNWRAHQVPLPKAGAEGEEFELLKKWLHSYGPEELFHVEVDSNTSQAHEAVNKAEGIIDGKALRIIPKDQQRRMGMVNATYRGFIPLKTPEWKTFGHDVEEEVSNMKAVGDYVAKIIEMNPSTFRIFSPDEITSNKLDAALDVTQRNFQWDPETANKGGRVIEMLSEHTLQGWMQGYTLTGRHALFPSYESFLGIVQTMIEQYAKFLKMALETKWRSDVSGLTYIETSTLWRQEHNGYSHQNPGLIGSFISLPRHLARIYLPPDANSSIATIDHCLRSKNNINLVIGSKNPTKGFLTIEEAEKHCIAGASVWEKFSSNRGVDPDVVLVGCGVEVTFEVLAAAAILRNQGVKVRVVNVTDLLILGRGGIHPHALDQDAFDSLFTVDKPVIVNFHGYPKDVEALLFSRREHVGRSRFDILGYIEEGSTTTAYSMLRLNNTSRYSLADIAVRRVGRDQPNHPINVRAHELSSCWRHELVLHDKFTKEYGKDPQWCAEIPELEKNAA; translated from the exons ATGCCAACTTTGGATGCTATCACCCCTCCtaaaccttcttctttacccCCTGACATTGTCACACAACTCTTGATCAATCTCGACGACAAAATTGATCAGCTCAAGTCGTCTAAAGGAGGCCTTGATATAGAGGGTCTCATTGCTTTCCAGAGGGTAGCCAATTATCT TGCTGCGGCACAGATATTCTTGCAGCACAACGGGCTTCTCACCCAACCTCTCGAAACAAAGCATATCAAAAGTCGCCTTTTGGGTCACTGG GGTACTTGTCCAGGTCTCAATTTCGTCTACGCCCACACCAATAATCTGATCACTAGCCATGAGACTGATCCTGACATTCCCGAGTTTATGTTTCTTACTGGA CCAGGTCATGGTGCGCCAGCATTGCTTTCTACTTTGTTCATGGAAGGCTCAATCACCAG ATTTTACCCGCAATATCCCATGTCTCGAGAGGGCCTTGAACATTTCATCAGATCATTTAGTCTCCCTGGTGGATTTCCTAGTCACGTCAATGCCGAG ACACCCGGTGCGCTTCATGAAGGTGGAGAACTAGGTTACGGTCTGGCTGTCGCTTATGGGAG TATCATGGACAAGCCCAACCATATCACTGTCGCTGTTAttggtgatggtgaaagCGAGACTGGTCCCACTGCCACCGCATGGCACGCACATAAA TTCATCGACCCAGCTGAAAGCGGGGCTGTAATTCCAATCCTTCATGTCAACGGTTACAAG ATCGGCGAGCGCACCATTCCAGGGACAATGGATGATCTTGAG CTTGCATGCTTGTACACTGGCTACGGCTATCAAGTTCACATTGTCGAATATGGAAGCAAGTCGCCCGAGGAAGCATCTGATCACGAGCATGACATAGCTGTTCAATATGACATGGCAGTTGCTATGGAATGGGCCTATCAGGAGATTAAGAATATTCAACAATGTGCGAGGTCGGGTCGTCCTATTACTAAACCTAGGTGGCCCTTGATTATCATGAGAACTCCCAAAGGGTGGACTGGGCCGAAGAAGGCGGAAGGTCACATCATAGAGGGTAACTGGAGAGCCCATCAAG TTCCACTTCCTAAGGCAGGTGCTGAAGGGGAGGAGTTTGAACTTCTGAAGAAATGGTTGCATTCATATGGGCCCGAAGAGCTTTTCCATGTGGAAGTGGATTCAAACACTTCCCAGGCACATGAAGCTGTCAACAAGGCGGAGGGAATTATCGATGGCAAGGCTCTTCGCATTATTCCGAAAGACCAacaaaggaggatgggaatggTTAAT GCAACGTACCGTGGGTTCATACCGCTCAAAACTCCTGAATGGAAGACGTTTGGTCAtgatgtggaggaggaagtctCAAATATGAAAGC CGTGGGCGATTATGTGGCTAAGATAATCGAAATGAACCCGAGCACCTTCAGGATATTTTCCCCGGACGAAATCACTAGTAACAAGCTCGATGCAGCCCTTGATGTTACTCAAAGGAATTTCCAGTGGGACCCAGAG ACCGCCAATAAGGGCGGTAGAGTCATTGAGATGCTGTCAGAGCATACCCTCCAGGGTTGGATGCAAGGCTATACCCTCACTGGGCGCCAtgcccttttcccttcatATGAGAG CTTCCTCGGTATCGTTCAGACTATGATCGAG CAATACGCCAAattcttgaagatggctCTCGAAACGAAATGGAGAAGTGATGTATCCGGCCTTACTTACATTGAAACTAGCACCTTATGGCGCCAAGAACACAATG GTTATTCCCATCAAAACCCGGGCCTGATTGGATCGTtcatttctcttcctcgacaTCTCGCTCGAATTTATCTACCTCCCGATGCAAACTCGAGCATTGCCACGATTGATCATTGCCTTCGGTCAAAGAATA ATATCAATCTTGTGATCGGATCAAAAAACCCAACAAAGGGTTTTTTGACTATTGAAGAG GCCGAGAAACACTGCATTGCTGGTGCTTCAGTTTGGGAAAAATTCTCTTCCAATAGAGGCGTTGACCCTGATGTGGTTCTTGTGGGTTGCGGTGTGGAAGTCACCTTCGAAgtccttgctgctgctgcaaTTCTACGGAACCAAGGTGTCAAGGTGCGCGTGGTCAATGTTACCgacctcctcatccttggaagaggcggtATCCACCCGCATGCGTTAGATCAAGACGCATTCGATAGTCTGTTCACTGTCGATAAACCAGTAATCGTCAATTTCCATGGGTACCCAAAGGATGTCGAAGCGTTATTGTTTTCAAGGCGTGAACACGTTGGGAGATCGAGG TTTGACATTTTAGGCTAcattgaggaaggaag TACAACGACCGCGTATTCAATGTTGCGGCTCAACAACACCTCTCGTTACTCGCTGGCCGACATCGCTGTGCGGAGGGTTGGGCGAGACCAGCCCAATCATCCTATCAATGTTCGCGCACATGAGCTCAGCAGCTGTTGGAGACACGAGCTTGTACTTCACGACAAATTTACCAAGGAATATGGTAAGGATCCGCAATGGTGTGCTGAGATCCCAGAATTGGAAAAGAATGCTGCGTAG
- a CDS encoding protein farnesyltransferase/geranylgeranyltransferase type-1 subunit alpha, variant translates to MVTSTYIPMSQRRSWADVKPIMQDDGPNPVVPIMYSEEYKDAMDYFRAIAAKEEKSERALELTEIIVRMNPAHYTVWQYRFSLLTSLNKSLEDELRLMNEFAVQNLKSYQVWHHRLLLLDRISPQDPVSEIEYIHGSLLPDPKNYHTWAYLHWLYSHFSTLGRISEAQWGSELDWCNEMLRVDGRNNSAWGWRWYLRVSRPGAETSSRSLQDELIYILKSIHLIPHNVSAWNYLRGFLKHFSLPLVPILPAILPYTASKLNPDIETVEAFGFPMPSDPLPEDTPLPVPLALEYLADSFIEQNRVDDAAKVFEKLSSEYDQMRAGYWEFRRRECAEE, encoded by the exons ATG GTAACATCGACCTACATCCCTATGTCTCAGAGGCGGTCCTGGGCTGATGTCAAGCCCATTATGCAAGATGATGGGCCTAATCCTGTCGTCCCCATCATGTATTCTGAAGAAT ACAAAGACGCAATGGATTATTTCCGTGCTATCGCCgcgaaggaggaaaagtcTGAACGTGCTCTAGAATTGACAGAGATCATTGTCAGAATGAACCCAGCACATTATACTGTTTG GCAATACCGCTTCTCTTTGTTAACGTCACTGAACAAATCTCTGGAGGACGAACTTCGACTTATGAACGAGTTCGCTGTCCAAAACCTTAAAAGTTATCAAGTCTG gcatcatcgtcttctccttttagATCGTATTTCCCCTCAAGATCCTGTCTCTGAGATTGAGTATATCCATGGGTCCCTTTTACCAGATCCCAAAAATTACCACACCTGGGCATATCTTCATTGGCTGTATTCTCATTTTTCGACTCTTGGTCGTATATCTGAAGCCCAGTGGGGATCTGAGCTGGATTGGTGTAACGAAATGTTGAGGGTTGATGGTAGGAACAACAGTGCTTGGGGATGGCGATGGTATCTAAGGGTGTCTAGACCTGGGGCTGAAACCTCCAGCCGCAGCCTACAGGATGAGCTTAT TTATATCTTGAAGTCAATTCACCTCATTCCACACAACGTATCTGCGTGGAATTACCTCCGTGGTTTTCTCAAGCACTTCTCATTGCCACTTGtgcccatccttccagcTATTCTACCATACACCGCCTCCAAGCTGAACCCCGATATTGAAACTGTCGAGGCATTTGGTTTTCCTATGCCTTCGGATCCGCTGCCCGAGGATACTCCGTTGCCTGTCCCTCTGGCCCTCGAATATCTTGCAGACTCTTTTATCGAACAGAATAGAGTCGATGACGCTGCTAAAGTGTTTGAGAAGCTTAGCTCCGAGTATGACCAGATGAGGGCCGGATACTGGGAATTCAGACGAAGGGAATGTGCTGAAGAATAA
- a CDS encoding glucan 1,3-beta-glucosidase — MRLLIPFFIVPLAIARALPAFPTVDVEKRSVNVGWPYGTDKIRGVNIGGWLVTEPFITPSLFEATGNNDIVDEWTFCQYQDYDTARSALMNHWDTWFTEDDFAKISAAGLNHVRIPIGFWAYDVQDGEPYIQGQADYLDRAIGWARKHNLAVIVDLHGAPGSQNGYDNSGRRGAADWATNNSNVDRTKNVISLLSRKYSDSQYYGVVTAIALLNEPATYLNELLLQTARQYWYNAYGAARYPFGNNDKSGLALVIHDGFQPLNTFENYMTEPEYEDVLLDTHNYQVFNDEYVAWNWDEHISNICNKASTYSTSPLWLVVGEWTLASTDCAKYLNGRGLGSRYDGSYPGSPYIGTCDDKSNDVDRFSEEYKAFMHRFWEVQTQVYEQNGQGWIHWTWKTENAADWSYEAGLDGGWIPWNAGSHDVSLSSLCG, encoded by the exons ATGCGTTTGCTCATCCCATTCTTCATAGTGCCCTTGGCAATCGCCAGGGCCCTGCCGGCTTTCCCGACTGTGGATGTTGAAAAACGATCTGTTAATGTCGGTTGGCCTTATGGAACAGACAAGATCAGGGGTGTGAACATTGGCGGG TGGCTCGTGACTGAACCTTTCATCACTCCCTCGCTGTTTGAAGCTACAGGAAACAACGATATAGTCGATGAATGGACTTTCTGTCAGTATCAGGACTATGATACTGCTCGATCTGCCTTGATGAATCATTGGGATACCTGGTTCACCGAGGATGATTTTGCCAAGATTTCCG CTGCTGGTCTGAACCATGTTCGCATTCCTATCGGATTTTGGGCATATGACGTGCAAGATGGTGAGCCGTACATTCAAGGACAAGCCGATTATCTGGATAGAGCCATTGGATGGGCCAGGAAACACAATCTCGCCGTCATCGTAGATCTCCATGGTGCCCCTG GGTCGCAGAATGGTTATGATAATTCTGGAAGGAGGGGTGCTGCTGACTG GGCTACCAATAATTCCAATGTGGACAGAACGAAGAATGTGATCTCTTTGCTCAGCCGGAAATACTCTGATTCCCAGTACTATGGAGTCGTTACTGCCATCGCACTTTTGAACG AACCAGCCACTTATCTCAATGAGCTGCTCCTCCAGACTGCTCGTCAGTATTGGTACAATGCCTATGGTGCTGCTAGGTATCCTTTTGGGAATAACGACAAGTCCGGCCTAGCTCTTGTCATTCACGATGGCTTCCAACCTCTTAACACCTTTGAAAACTATATGACAGAACCAGAATACGAAGATGTCTTGCTCGATACGCATAATTATCAAGTTTTTAACGACGAGTATGTCGCTTGGAACTGGGATGAGCATATCTCG AACATCTGTAATAAGGCTAGCACTTACAGCACCTCTCCTTTATGGCTTGTTGTGGGCGAGTGGACTCTAGCCTCGACTGATTGCGCTAAATACTTAAATGGCCGAGGTCTCGGTTCCCGTTATGATGGCTCTTACCCAGGTTCACCGTACATTGGAACTTGTGACGACAAGTCAAATGATGTCGACAGATTTTCCGA AGAGTACAAAGCCTTCATGCACAGGTTTTGGGAGGTCCAAACGCAAGTGTACGAACAAAACGGTCAGGGTTGGATCCATTGGACTTGGAAGACAGAGAATGCCGCAGACTGGTCTTACGAAGCCGGGCTTGATGGCGGATGGATCCCCTGGAACGCAGGCTCCCATGAtgtttccctttcttcgtTATGTGGCTAG
- a CDS encoding signal sequence binding protein: protein MSISPRQYSSPSLRHPSSPKTTWTMLLLFIIVSIFSVAPLSVLAGDPEVTVSRIDNLPNRLFYFDDTPIVMYHDPVKLTVHRSADEGKTWEQVSGPQEGDAARLIEHPHNNEMAFIIGRYSVHWVTYNRGASWQSFETPRDASLTGKTLSFHAENHEWILFQGVACENTGFGKWGGGKTCWDETYYTMDAFRSEPQLLLSQTSQCLFARSSESFKSAPESLIFCVAFDQSQKPGSGGMHSYKESRLFSSEDWFATKKFVNLGIGKRARGVVGLGVVSKFMVVALRAEGAATKRASGGDPMSLYVTTDGLEWRQTQFPHSALPDLKENAYTIVESTTHSIAVDILTSPSANIGTLFVSSSEGTYFVEALADTNRNEFGIVDFEQLVGLEGVGIANVVSNREQVVGWGEAKKIKSKITYDDGSSWRPLKAPAKMMNGDDWACDTSDLESCSLHVHSVTVPHNIGRVFSSTAPGYVMAVGSVGNSLLPYEDCDTFLSTDAGLTWRMVREGAHKYEFGDQGSILVTVDDEQATDHVHYSYDGGNSWIPLDLGVTIRGIVLTTIPDSTSQKFLLLGTLPRRDSNGGRHAMVFLDFAPLQTRQCTDSDFERWYARSADGKECLMGHRQWYQRRKLDAQCYVGHKFEDPVGHEENCECTDEDYECDYNYVKQDGECVAVGPETVPAGTCHKEGDKYLGSPGYRKIPGNTCEVRSGQAKDSPIMKDCSSARPESGKPSHVVHEFTSDIASHSYFPFSQTILLQLADSTVWQSSNEGFSWKQLYPDETFLGVVIHEHSPERAYLLTSTRKIYYTTDTGRSWNTIDAPADPNNLGIAILDFHPTKADWLIFTGAIDCKDPLSSSCRAVAYYSTNHGRGWKKIDEYVRTCAWARDKRLKIDEREIICESYKNKKGSQVSGEYDPLELIAGASYYSKKIKLFDAVVGFATFSEYLLVAQLHEAQGTLSLQVSLDGYNFAEGQFPPNMKIDNHAYTILESSTDSVFLHMTMNSAANNEWGSIFKSNSNGTYYGLSVEYVNRNSAGYVDFEKMLGLDGIAVINIVANPSEADISRRKKLQTRITHNDGGSWKPLNPPAKDSLGQEYDCRWTSCSLQIHGYTERRDPKATYSSPSAIGLMLAVGNVGEELAPYTDSDIFLTRDGGYTWEEVHKDAHMWEFGDSGSIIVLVNDEEPTDHVLYTTDEGLTWSEYPFGQTLRVRTIQTVPDDTSRRFFLIGTNPSSPDKTILVHLDFSAITQTKCVLSIEDPNHDDFELWSPSESREDKCLFGRQTMYHRRIRERNCYIGERVEQPRTIVRNCTCTPSDFECEFNYRRDSSGKCVLVDGATALSSNTEEEQCDGYAEFWYERTEYRKIPYSSCEGGERPDRGKRHQCPGLIIGGRRRGVLFWGSIAILPFAFAGLAGYWWYKKGDRTGSIRLRDHRAFGGDSTSGVLAVVASVPMFLIAIGQEGWAWVTRRVPFIEDLFTRRSSSYRSVPIDEDAEILGNYEDE, encoded by the exons ATGTCCATCAGCCCAAGACAGTACtcatcaccttctcttcgccatccatcttcacccaaAACAACCTGGACTATGCTGCTACTGTTTATAATAGTTTCCATATTTTCTGTGGCTCCCCTTTCAGTCCTTGCAGGTGATCCCGAAGTCACCGTTTCTCGCATAGATAACCTTCCCAATCGGTTGTTCTATTTTGATGATACCCCG ATCGTGATGTACCACGATCCTGTTAAATTGACTGTACATCGTTCAGCGGATGAGGGCAAGACTTGGGAGCAAGTCTCGGGTCCTCAAGAAGGGGACGCCGCTCGTCTGATCGAGCACCCCCACAACAATGAAATGgccttcatcatcggtAGATACTCCGTGCATTGGGTGACATACAACCGAGGGGCTTCTTGGCAGTCATTTGAAACTCCCCGAGACGCGAGCTTGACTGGCAAGACACTTAGTTTTCATGCGGAGAATCACGAATGGATCTTGTTCCAAGGGGTCGCCTGTGAAAACACTGGCTTTGGCAaatggggaggaggaaagacaTGTTGGGATGAGACCTACTATACTATGGATGCTTTCCGAAGCGAACCTCAGCTCCTCCTCAGTCAGACATCGCAGTGTCTCTTTGCTCGCTCCTCCGAATCTTTCAAGTCAGCTCCGGAatccctcatcttctgtgTGGCATTTGATCAAAGCCAGAAACCTGGGAGCGGGGGCATGCACAGCTATAAAGAAAGCAGGCTCTTTTCCTCCGAGGACTGGTTCGCCACGAAGAAATTTGTCAACTTAGGAATCGGCAAGAGGGCCAGAGGAGTGGTTGGCCTGGGTGTCGTATCCAAGTTCATGGTGGTTGCCTTGAGAGCAGAGGGAGCGGCTACAAAAAGAGCTTCAGGAGGTGATCCTAT GTCTTTATATGTCACCACAGATGGACTGGAGTGGCGACAGACTCAATTCCCCCATTCAGCATTACCGGACCTTAAGGAGAA TGCTTATACCATTGTCGAGTCTACCACGCATTCTATTGCAGTCGATATCCTCACGTCCCCTTCGGCCAATATCGGCACCCTTTTTGTCTCCTCCAGTGAAGGAACATACTTTGTAGAAGCCTTAGCTGATACAAATAGAAATGAGTTTGGTATCGTGGATTTTGAACAGCTTGTTGGGCTTGAG GGAGTCGGAATTGCCAACGTCGTTTCCAACAGAGAGCAGGTTGTTGGTTGGGGTGAAGCAAAGAAAATCAAGAGCAAAATCACGTATGATGATGGATCAAGTTGGAGACCTTTGAAGGCCCCAGCTAAGATGATGAATGGGGATGACTGGGCGTGTGACACTTCGGATCTG GAATCATGCTCCCTTCACGTGCATTCAGTTACTGTTCCTCATAACATCGGTCGCGTATTCTCGTCGACTGCACCCGGTTACGTCATGGCCGTTGGTTCGGTTGGTAACAGCTTGCTGCCATATG AGGACTGCGACACTTTTTTGTCTACTGATGCGGGTTTGACCTGGCGCATGGTCCGAGAGGGTGCTCACAAGTATGAGTTTGGAGATCAAGGGAGCATTCTCGTCACTGTCGATGACGAACAAGCCACTGATCATGTTCATTATTCCTATGACGGAGGGAATTCCTG GATACCACTGGATCTTGGAGTCACTATCCGCGGCATCGTGCTCACTACAATCCCCGACTCAACTTCTCAGAAATTTTTGCTTCTCGGTACGCTGCCTCGCAGAGATTCCAATGGGGGCCGTCACGCCATGGTTTTTCTCGACTTTGCCCCGCTTCAGACTCGGCAGTGTACAGATTCGGACTTTGAGCGCTGGTATGCTCGAAGTGCCGACGGCAAAGAATGTCTTATGGGCCATCGCCAGTGGTATCAACGACGGAAACTTGACGCACAATGTTATGTTGGCCACAAATTCGAAGATCCTGTCGGGCACGAAGAAAATTGCGAATGTACAGATGAAGATTACGAGTGCGATTACAACTATGTGAAACAAGATGGTGAATGCGTAGCTGTTGGACCGGAAACGGTACCTGCTGGGACGTGTcacaaagaaggagacaAATATCTTGGTTCACCTGGCTATCGCAAGATCCCCGGTAACACGTGCGAAGTTAGGTCAGGGCAGGCGAAGGACAGCCCTATTATGAAGGACTGTTCATCGGCAAGACCAGAAAGCGGCAAGCCGTCGCATGTTGTTCACGAATTCACTTCCGACATCGCTTCACATTCATATTTCCCATTTTCACAaaccatccttcttcaacttgcCGATTCGACGGTATGGCAGTCGAGTAATGAAGGATTTTCGTGGAAGCAGTTGTACCCGGATGAGACCTTCCTCGGGGTCGTGATCCACGAACACAGTCCTGAACGAGCTTATCTCCTTACCAGCACCCGCAAAATCTACTACACCACTGACACCGGGCGTTCTTGGAATACCATCGACGCACCCGCTGATCCCAACAATCTTGGCATTGCAATCCTCGATTTCCACCCGACAAAAGCTGACTGGCTTATCTTTACTGGGGCCATCGACTGCAAGGatcctctctcctcttcctgtcGCGCTGTGGCGTATTATTCAACCAACCATGGCAGGGGATGGAAAAAAATAGATGAGTATGTGAGGACCTGTGCGTGGGCACGGGACAAGAGATTAAAAATCGACGAGCGAGAAATTATATGTGAAAGCtacaaaaacaaaaagggCTCCCAAGTATCCGGAGAGTATGATCCTTTGGAACTGATTGCTGGAGCCAGTTATTACTCGAAGAAAATCAAGTTGTTCGACGCTGTTGTGGGATTTGCGACCTTTTCAGAGTACCTCCTGGTGGCGCAG TTACATGAGGCGCAAGGCACGCTGTCACTGCAGGTATCTTTGGATGGCTATAACTTTGCCGAAGGGCAATTTCCTCCTAACATGAAGATAGACAACCAC GCGTATAC AATCCTGGAAAGTAGCACCGATTCCGTCTTCTTGCATATGACCATGAATTCTGCAGCCAACAATGAATGGGGAAGCATATTCAA ATCTAACTCCAATGGTACTTATTATGGACTGTCTGTGGAGTATGTCAACAGAAATTCTGCCGGTTATGTTGATTTTGAAAAG ATGCTTGGTCTCGATGGCATTGCAGTCATAAACATCGTC GCCAACCCTTCTGAAGCGGATATCTCTAGGCGAAAAAAATTGCAAACTAGGATAACTCACAATGATGGGGGTTCCTGGAAACCTCTTAACCCTCCAGCTAAGGATTCCCTTGGCCAAGAATACGATTGCCGATGGACT TCTTGCTCGCTTCAAATACACGGCTACACTGAAAGGCGTGACCCGAAGGCCACATACAGTAGCCCTTCAGCCATCGGC TTGATGCTTGCTGTAGGCAATGTCGGAGAAGAACTGGCGCCTTATACTGATTCTGACATCTTCCTGACCCGAGACGGAGGCTATACATGGGAAGAGGTACACAAAGATGCGCATATGTGGGAGTTTGGTGATTCAGGTTCGATCATTGTGCTAGTAAATGACGAGGAGCCAACCGACCATGTCCTCTATACCACCGATGAGGGTCTGACGTGGAGCGAATATCCCTTTGGTCAGACTCTTCGGGTAAGGACGATCCAAACAGTCCCCGATGACACGAGTCGTCGCTTTTTCCTCATTGGTACCAATCCCAGCTCTCCCGATAAGACAATCCTCGTGCATCTTGATTTTTCAGCAATCACGCAAACAAAATGTGTCCTTAGTATCGAAGATCCTAACCACGACGACTTTGAACTTTGGTCGCCCAGTGAAAGCCGTGAAGACAAATGTCTGTTTGGCAGACAAACGATGTACCATAGGAGaataagagaaagaaaCTGTTACATTGGAGAAAGGGTCGAACAACCGAGGACAATCGTTAGGAACTGTACCTGCACTCCCTCAGACTTTGAATG TGAATTCAACTATCGTCGAGATTCTTCGGGCAAGTGTGTTCTTGTGGATGGAGCTACAGCGTTGTCTTCAAATACCGAAGAGGAGCAGTGTGATGGTTATGCCGAATTCTGGTATGAGCGTACAGAATACCGCAAGATTCCTTATTCTAGCTGTGAGGGAGGTGAGAGACCTGATCGAGGGAAAAGACACCAGTGCCCTGGCTTGATTAttggcggaagaaggagaggggtGTTATTCTGGGGGTCTATTGCGATTTTaccctttgcctttgcagGGTTGGCAGGATATTGGTGGTACAAGAAGGGCGACCGAACTGGATCAATTCGATTGAGAGATCACCGTGCATTTGGAGGAGACTCCACTTCTGGCGTGCTGGCTGTGGTTGCTTCCGTGCCCATGTTTTTAATCGCCATTGGGCAAGAGGGATGGGCGTGGGTGACAAGGAGAGTGCCATTTATAGAGGATCTATTTACAAGACGGTCATCCAGTTATAGATCGGTACCTATcgacgaagatg CGGAGATACTGGGGAACTATGAGGATGAGTAG
- a CDS encoding phosphopantothenate-cysteine ligase, whose protein sequence is MATPPASFSTESYFQTQKSPPNIQDKTAKVLQFVDKWRAVDGKKVVLVTSGGTTVPLESNTVRFLDNFSAGTRGATSAEYFLSQGYAVIFMHRLHSLRPFSRHYSHSLNPFLDLLSVVRSSSGDSSIVVSPDHTKELLPILEAYHEAQASGTLLSIEFQTVNEYLWLLKGVTGAMVPLGRRALFYLAAAVSDFFLPEDKMAEHKLQSGKGTLSLEMDQVPKVLKPLVQEWMPEGYIVSFKLETDPALLIPKSRAALARYGHQLVIGNELHRRKYEVVFVERTKPPSHVRLQTTNENNSATETPPLEKSDTQNEEFTERWLRLDDIQPGAAEPGKAVGGKGKDGEVEIEELIVTELINRHQQWIEAKA, encoded by the exons ATGGCAACCCCGccagcctccttctccacagAGTCCTATTTCCAGACTCAAAAGTCTCCCCCCAACATCCAAGACAAGACCGCAAAAGTCCTCCAGTTCGTGGACAAATGGAGAGCTGTAGACGGCAAGAAGGTCGTCCTCGTCACG AGTGGCGGAACGACTGTCCCGCTTGAGTCTAATAC CGTGCGCTTTCTAGACAACTTTTCCGCTGGGACTCGAGGGGCAACCTCAGCAGAATATTTTTTGTCCCAGGGCTACGCCGTAATTTTTATGCACAGGCTCCATTCCCTCCGCCCCTTTTCTCGACATTATTCTCATTCACTCAATCCATTCCTAGATCTCTTGTCGGTCGtccgctcttcctctggaGACTCTTCCATCGTGGTATCCCCAGACCATACAAAAGAGCTCTTGCCCATTTTAGAAGCATACCACGAGGCTCAAGCATCAGGGACTCTTCTCAGCATCGAATTTCAAACCGTCAACGAGTACTTATGGCTTCTCAAAGGCGTCACCGGCGCCATGGTCCCTCTCGGACGCAGAGCTCTATTCTATCTCGCAGCCGCAGTGTCCGACTTTTTCTTGCCTGAAGACAAAATGGCTGAACATAAGCTACAGTCCGGAAAGGGGACACTGTCTCTCGAAATGGACCAAGTGCCAAAGGTTTTGAAACCCCTGGTCCAAGAGTGGATGCCCGAAGGCTATATTGTCAGCTTCAAG CTCGAGACTGATCCGGCCTTGTTGATACCCAAATCAAGGGCGGCTCTCGCGAGATACGGCCATCAACTCGTCATTGGAAACGAACTTCACCGCCGCAAGTACGAAGTCGTTTTTGTAGAACGTACAAAACCGCCATCTCATGTCCGATTGCAAACCACCAATGAGAACAATTCGGCGACCGAGACACCCCCATTGGAAAAATCTGACACGCAAAATGAGGAATTTACAGAAAGATGGCTTAGGCTTGACGATATTCAGCCAGGAGCAGCTGAGCCGGGCAAGGCAGTTGggggcaagggcaaagatGGTGAAGTCGAGATAGAAGAGCTAATTGTGACAGAGCTTATAAACAGACATCAACAATGGATTGAAGCCAAAGCATAA